The following proteins are co-located in the Citrobacter freundii ATCC 8090 = MTCC 1658 = NBRC 12681 genome:
- the hcaF gene encoding 3-phenylpropionate/cinnamic acid dioxygenase subunit beta, with the protein MSTLVSLELHHRISQFLYEEARMLDDWQFRDWLAQLDDDIRYTMRTTVNAQTRDRRKGVQPPTTWIFNDNKDQLERRIARLETGMAWAEEPPSRTRHLISNLQISETDVPDVFAVRLNYLLYRAQKERDETFYVGTRVDKVRRLPGDEWRLLAREIVLDQAVITSHNLSVLF; encoded by the coding sequence ATGAGCACTTTAGTTTCTCTCGAACTGCATCATCGCATCAGCCAGTTTCTGTATGAAGAAGCGCGTATGCTCGACGACTGGCAGTTTCGCGACTGGCTGGCGCAGCTGGATGACGACATTCGCTACACCATGCGTACCACGGTCAACGCCCAGACGCGCGACCGCCGCAAAGGCGTGCAGCCACCAACCACCTGGATTTTCAACGACAACAAAGACCAGCTTGAGCGCCGCATCGCGCGGCTGGAAACCGGCATGGCCTGGGCGGAAGAACCGCCGTCGCGTACCCGTCATCTGATTAGTAACTTACAAATCAGCGAAACCGACGTGCCCGACGTGTTCGCCGTGCGCCTCAACTATCTGCTGTATCGCGCGCAAAAAGAGCGGGACGAGACGTTTTACGTCGGCACGCGCGTGGACAAAGTCCGTCGTTTGCCCGGCGATGAGTGGCGCTTACTGGCGCGTGAGATCGTGCTGGATCAAGCGGTGATCACCTCCCATAACCTGAGTGTACTGTTCTGA